In a single window of the Necator americanus strain Aroian chromosome X, whole genome shotgun sequence genome:
- a CDS encoding hypothetical protein (NECATOR_CHRX.G25064.T2), producing MFEAMKKLIKTAGVLSLLNVGYRTTFNPPNSRKSINCDDAFHTLAAAMREKVTSSNMHCDESNEHEEFNSAFHVDGVLGNNKKPFPRFTCCSSMPEPMTIARSQRTRTLDPTETTWDYNKDVFYDELNTLMSKIPSQQAVLVGNDANAKMGLEQHSDVLGELS from the exons ATGTTCGAAGCCATGAAGAAACTTATCAAAA CTGCAGGTGTATTAAGCCTCTTGAATGTCGGATATCGGACGACGTTTAACCCTCCGAACAGCAGAAAAA GTATTAACTGTGACGATGCTTTCCATACTTTGGCTGCGGCAATGAGAGAAAAAGTCACTTCCTCTAATATGCATTGTGATGAATCTAATGAACACGAG GAATTTAATTCTGCGTTTCACGTGGATGGAGTACTCGGCAATAACAAGAAACCTTTCCCGAGATTCACATGTTGTTCTTCTATGCCTGAGCCTAT GACGATTGCAAGATCGCAGAGGACTCGAACTCTAGATCCTACGGAGACCACCTGGGACTACAACAAGGACgtgttttatgatgaactcaatacgCTGATGTCCaagataccaagccagcaggccGTACTTGTCGGAAATGatgcgaatgcaaagatgggactAGAACAACATTCCGATGTGCTTGGAGAATTATCCTAA
- a CDS encoding hypothetical protein (NECATOR_CHRX.G25063.T1), with translation MRLRTIARSQRTRTLDPTETTWDYNKDVFYDELNTLMSKIPSQQAVLVGNDANAKMGLEQHSDVLGELS, from the coding sequence ATGCGCCTTAGGACGATTGCAAGATCGCAGAGGACTCGAACTCTAGATCCTACGGAGACCACCTGGGACTACAACAAGGACgtgttttatgatgaactcaatacgCTGATGTCCaagataccaagccagcaggccGTACTTGTCGGAAATGatgcgaatgcaaagatgggactAGAACAACATTCCGATGTGCTTGGAGAATTATCCTAA
- a CDS encoding hypothetical protein (NECATOR_CHRX.G25064.T1) has translation MFEAMKKLIKTAGVLSLLNVGYRTTFNPPNSRKSINCDDAFHTLAAAMREKVTSSNMHCDESNEHEEFNSAFHVDGVLGNNKKPFPRFTCCSSMPEPMFV, from the exons ATGTTCGAAGCCATGAAGAAACTTATCAAAA CTGCAGGTGTATTAAGCCTCTTGAATGTCGGATATCGGACGACGTTTAACCCTCCGAACAGCAGAAAAA GTATTAACTGTGACGATGCTTTCCATACTTTGGCTGCGGCAATGAGAGAAAAAGTCACTTCCTCTAATATGCATTGTGATGAATCTAATGAACACGAG GAATTTAATTCTGCGTTTCACGTGGATGGAGTACTCGGCAATAACAAGAAACCTTTCCCGAGATTCACATGTTGTTCTTCTATGCCTGAGCCTATGTTTGTTTAG